The Chitinophaga niabensis genome segment GTTCCGCAGGAGTGTTACATCCTACCTGTGCCATCACTTGCGTCAATTGCTTTTTCAGGATAGCGATGGTATGGTCTCCGCCATTTTTTCCCATAGCAGCAACGCCGTACATAAATGTTCTTCCCATAAAAGTGAACTGTGCCCCGGAAGCAATGGTACGGGCAATATCCGGCCCGGTCCTGATCCCGCTGTCCATCATGATAGTGATCTTGTCCTTATACTTCGGTACAATCCTTTGCAGGGAGTGGATCGCTGATTCTCCGGCATCCAGCTGCCTGCCACCATGGTTGGAAACAATAATACCATCCAGGCCCAGGCGGATGGCCGCTTCCGTATCCTGCTCTCCGGCAATGCCTTTGATCACCAGTTTACCCTTCCACATATCCCTGATGGGTTTTATTTTTTCTTCATCCAGCTTGCCATTGAAAGTTGCGTCCATAAATGCACCCAGCTTCTGCATGTTAAGACCTTTAGGCATATAGGGCTTCAGGATCTGGAAAGAAGGTTGCCCCTGTATCAGTGTATTGATAGCCCAATGCGGCCTGCCCATAATTTGCAGGATATTCCGAAGCGTCATGCGCGGAGGCATGGCCAGTCCATTCCTGATATCCCGGGGGCGGTAGCCAAAAGTAGGCACATCGCTGAGTATCACCAGTACAGGGCAATGTGCTGCTTCAGCCCGCTGAATGATCTTGTCCCGCAGGGAGTTCTCGGCAGGGTGGTAGAGCTGGTACCAGGCACGGCCTTCGGTAATTTCACTGATCCGCTCAATGGTACTGGTACTTACTGTACTTAAGATGAACGGAATATTATTTTCAAATGCAGATTTAGCAAGGATTTCCGGGGAGCCTGGCCATATCAGCCCCTGTAACCCAACGGGAGAGATGCCGAAAGGTGCATCGTATACATGGCCGAAAAGTTCCGTTTTCATATTAACGGGTTGTTGTTTCGCCAGGTAGTTAGGGATCAGTTCCACTTCGCGGATCTCCGAAGTGTTTTTATAAAGATTAACATCTTCATTACAGCCGCCATCGAGGTATTCAAAGGCGAACTTCGGGATACGGCTTTTGGCTTTTTTGATCAGGTCGTCCATGCCGGGATAACGTGGATCGTATGATTGTGTTTTCATGCGATAAAGATAACCTCTCGGGGGAATGAGGAATGTAAGTGTATTCGCCTTAATTTGCACTATCTTCACATATATTGTCGCTTTTTAGGATTTTTTAATATCATTATAGTATCAATTGAATATTCATCTTTTAAAGATCCCTTTAACACAGGAGCATTCTTTCAGCGTCCGGTACGATGTGGTGCCGCATTTTTATGATAAGTGGCATTATCACCCGGAGATAGAATTGGTGTACATCATAAAAGGATCAGGGCAGTTATTCATTGGCGATAACGTAGGTCATTTTGAAAGTGGCGATATGTTGTTGTTAGGCAGCGGCCTGCCACATTTATGGCGCAGCGATGAAAAGTTCCTGAAGAAAGGCTCTTCCTTAAAAGTGGAGGCGATCGTTATCCATTTTTTACCCGGTTGTTTTGGCGAACACTTCTTTGCATTACCGGAAAACCAGTCCATTGCCAGGTTGCTGGAAAAGGCAGGGCAGGGGATCAGGATCAAAGCAACTGCAAAGGCTCGCGTAAGTGATATGATGAAGAAATTGCTGCCCGCCAAACGTGCGGAACGTATCATCGGGTTGATGCAGATCCTGCATACGATCGCTTTCTCTAAAGATACCAAACCGGTATGCAGCAAGGGGTTGTTGTTTGAATATAGCCCTATGGAAACAGAAAGGCTGAATAATATCTACCAGTACATCCTCAATAATTTTTCCAGGCAGATCAGCCTGCAGGAGATCGCGGAAGTGGCACACCTGAGTGAGCAATCGTTCTGCCGGTATTTTAAATCAAGGGTCAGGAAAACGTTTTCTGAGTTCCTGATAGAGATCAGGATAGGGAAGGCCTGTAAACTGCTGGCAGAAACCAATAAAAGCGTGGCAGAGATCTGTTACGATTGCGGGTATAACAGTTTCTCCAATTTCAACAGGCATTTTAAATCCATTACGGGCAAAACGCCATTGGCGCACAGGAAGTATTATATGGACAGGCAGGAGCCGGTTTTAGGGTAAAATCTTGCCAGGGATATGAATCCTATTCAACCGATTCGTTTTGAATTCAAAACGAATCGGTTTTTTTTTGATTATTAGCGTCCACCTGGCTCAATGGTTATATTGTCCTATATCACTCCTATATCGCTGTTCCAGCATTCCTATATCCCTCCTATGGCATTCCTATATCCAAACGATATAGGAATGCTGGTAGAATGATATAGGAATGAGCTTTCAGCGATATAGGGATATAGGAATCAGGGGATAGGATAGCGGTTTCCCGGAAAAGGGGGAAAAGGAGGGGAATTATCCTATTTTTAGGTTCTATGCGTTCCTTATCCCTCCTCCTGCTACTTTCCTGCTTAAACGGCCTCTTATCAGCCAAAGTGCTCCATACAGGTCAGGGGCAGCCTTATACAGATCTTACCGCTGCTGCAAAAGCCGCCGCTCCCGGCGATACCATCCTCGTACATACCGGTACCTACCGGGGTGATCAGTCTCTCGGCAGTCTGCAGGGGACAGCTAAAAAATGGATCTGCATCATTGCAGAGAAGAACGTATTATTTGAAGGAGGTACTGCTGCCTGGAGAGGCAGCGATCTGGCCTACCTGCACATAGAAGGATTTGTATTTGCCGGACAGACAGGCAACGGACTCAACATAGATGATGGTGCTACATACGAAACACCCACACATCATATCAGATTCCGCCAGTGTATTTTCCGCGATATGGCCGCTACAGGTAACAACGATCTGCTGAAACTTTCAGGGGCAGATGATCTTATCATTGAGCAATGTACCTTCCTCAACGGTTCTAAAGGAGGAAGCGGCATTGATATGGTCGGTTGCCATAACAGTGTTATTAGGCAATGCCGCTTTGAGAACATGGGGTCTAATGCCGTGCAAATGAAGGGAGGCAGCAGCAACATACGCGTGGAGGGCTGTGTATTTAAGCATGCAGGCAGCAGGGCTATCAATCTCGGCGGTAGCACAGGGCAGGCTTTTTTCAGGCCAGCTGACGCTACCTGGGAGGCAGCTGACCTGAAAGTTCATAGCAATGTATTTATCGGCGC includes the following:
- a CDS encoding alpha-hydroxy acid oxidase; this encodes MKTQSYDPRYPGMDDLIKKAKSRIPKFAFEYLDGGCNEDVNLYKNTSEIREVELIPNYLAKQQPVNMKTELFGHVYDAPFGISPVGLQGLIWPGSPEILAKSAFENNIPFILSTVSTSTIERISEITEGRAWYQLYHPAENSLRDKIIQRAEAAHCPVLVILSDVPTFGYRPRDIRNGLAMPPRMTLRNILQIMGRPHWAINTLIQGQPSFQILKPYMPKGLNMQKLGAFMDATFNGKLDEEKIKPIRDMWKGKLVIKGIAGEQDTEAAIRLGLDGIIVSNHGGRQLDAGESAIHSLQRIVPKYKDKITIMMDSGIRTGPDIARTIASGAQFTFMGRTFMYGVAAMGKNGGDHTIAILKKQLTQVMAQVGCNTPAELERYLVQREAK
- a CDS encoding AraC family transcriptional regulator: MNIHLLKIPLTQEHSFSVRYDVVPHFYDKWHYHPEIELVYIIKGSGQLFIGDNVGHFESGDMLLLGSGLPHLWRSDEKFLKKGSSLKVEAIVIHFLPGCFGEHFFALPENQSIARLLEKAGQGIRIKATAKARVSDMMKKLLPAKRAERIIGLMQILHTIAFSKDTKPVCSKGLLFEYSPMETERLNNIYQYILNNFSRQISLQEIAEVAHLSEQSFCRYFKSRVRKTFSEFLIEIRIGKACKLLAETNKSVAEICYDCGYNSFSNFNRHFKSITGKTPLAHRKYYMDRQEPVLG
- a CDS encoding right-handed parallel beta-helix repeat-containing protein; protein product: MRSLSLLLLLSCLNGLLSAKVLHTGQGQPYTDLTAAAKAAAPGDTILVHTGTYRGDQSLGSLQGTAKKWICIIAEKNVLFEGGTAAWRGSDLAYLHIEGFVFAGQTGNGLNIDDGATYETPTHHIRFRQCIFRDMAATGNNDLLKLSGADDLIIEQCTFLNGSKGGSGIDMVGCHNSVIRQCRFENMGSNAVQMKGGSSNIRVEGCVFKHAGSRAINLGGSTGQAFFRPADATWEAADLKVHSNVFIGAEVPIAFVGCIRSEVMNNTLYKPGRWAIRILQENRDTARFVKCSDNVFRNNIICLDDRVSVACSIGPGTEPESFTFSNNLWFHKGNISPQLPSIESNSITGKDPLFRNADKEDFAITGKSPAAGTGYRSQYPQKDHAGKKFLSARAIGAYEIK